The Niabella beijingensis genomic interval CTTGCTGATCTGGTTTGTTATTTCCTTTGTAACAAACATACTGGGTCCGCTGATGCCGATCATTATTGATACCTACGGGCTCAGTCTTACGATGGCTTCTTTTCTGCCGTTCTCTTTTTTCCTGGCTTATGGGGTAATGTCGGTTCCTGCCGGAATGATGATCGAGCGGCTGGGAGAAAAAAGATCGATGCTGATCGCTTTTGCATTGAATTTTACCGGGGCATTGATCTTCGCATTCAATCCGCAGTACAGTATGGCGCTGGCCTCACTGTTTATCATCGGTATCGGCATGGCCATGCTCCAGGTGATCATCAATCCGCTGATGCGCACGGCCGGGGGCGAAGAGCATTTTGCATTCTTTTCGGTAATGGGGCAGCTGGTGTTCGGACTGGCCTCATTTGTAAGTCCGTTCGTATTTTCCTACCTCATGAAAGAACTGGCACAGCCGGTCAGCAACCCGCTTGTAAATGCACTGGGAGGGCTGGTGAAGAACGGGCTGCACTGGACGGCCCTGTACTGGTTATTCAGCGTTATATTTTTGGTAATGCTGGTATTGCTGGCCCTTATAAAAATGCCGGCGGTGGAATTAAAGGAAGACGAAAAAGCGGGAGCGGCTGCCGTATACCTGGAATTGCTGAAAAAGCGGGATGTCCGGCTTTTCTTCCTTGGCATCGTTGCCTATGTTGGTACCGAGCAGTCGCTGGCAAACTGGATGTCGGAATTTTTAAAACGGTACCATCAGGTAGATCCTGCTACCGGTGGTGCCAACGC includes:
- a CDS encoding MFS transporter, giving the protein MQQRNNFLVGVILLIWFVISFVTNILGPLMPIIIDTYGLSLTMASFLPFSFFLAYGVMSVPAGMMIERLGEKRSMLIAFALNFTGALIFAFNPQYSMALASLFIIGIGMAMLQVIINPLMRTAGGEEHFAFFSVMGQLVFGLASFVSPFVFSYLMKELAQPVSNPLVNALGGLVKNGLHWTALYWLFSVIFLVMLVLLALIKMPAVELKEDEKAGAAAVYLELLKKRDVRLFFLGIVAYVGTEQSLANWMSEFLKRYHQVDPATGGANAVAWFWGLMTIGCLLGLAVLKLWDSKLVLKTACMLSVVAISVALLGNRSLSLWAFPAAGFTISVMFSVVFSLALNSVSRHHGSFSGILCSGIFGGALVPFIVGALGDAIGLRYAMLFLYITLGYLYFIAAYAKPLVNNKTMTLKELFSRKKNDNEKNKHRSVAGIDRS